ACCGGAATTGAATACTCAACTAAACTACAAACTTTTTCCAGCTGGTAACGCACTTGCGGTCCCAGTAAAACAATATCAGCATCTTGCCAGTGACTCGGCAGTTCACTCTCACCTATCGACAAAATTCTCAATTCACAATCATTCTGCTTATTCGTTGCCAGCATGCGCCGAACTAAAAAACTTGATGAAATGCCTGCGGTGCAGACCACCAGTATTTGATACCCATCCATAATCCATCATCCTCAAAAATAAGTAAGGGGCGGATTTTAACCATCCGCCCCTTTAACATCTATAATAACATTGATTAACACAGAATAAGCTGATTGAAAGCGTAGGAAGTTGTAAAAAAATGGGAGGGAGCGTATTTCGAAATACGTGACCGAGCAGTTTTTTGCAACTTTCTTAGATTGCAAACGCTTCTCAACAGTTTATTTCATGAAGCTGAATTTTTTCCAAGGAGTTACGTAATCAAGTAATACATGTTCGTAGATTGGAATATGGCCGATAACATTTTTACGACCATCATTTGGCATATCTTGTAAAACAATATGCACTTCTCCTTTATATTGCCCATAGTCTTCATTAACCATGATAATATCACCACGGTGCAAATCACGCGTGTTTCGCGCCGGAATTGATGCTTCTTTATAAATAACCCGTGGCATTGTAGATCGTGCCATGTAGTCTGACAAGTCGCCACGAACAAAATGATTGAAATCATAAAGGATTTCTTGTTCAACATCACTTAAATCAGTAATTTCTAACTCAATACCAAATGTTAATTTTGCTGGTTGTACTTTAGCAAGGGCAGCCATTTCTTCTTCACTTGCATAAGCATTAGCAATAATGACATCATCGACAACACCAGTAGCGAATAAATGACGCGCCTGCGCATCAATTGGTAATTCACGGTGCATTTCTAAAGTACAAAGTCCTTCATTAACTGGCCAAGGTCCATAAGTACCCTCAGTTTGTGAAGAAACAAAAGCTGCAACGCGCATACCTAAGTCTTTTAAGTTTTTGCTGCATTTATAGAACAAGTCAAAACCTAAACCACTATATTTTTGCGGATAGAAGTTATGACAAGCAATTAATTTACTTTTATCTGGTTCATAACTGAAAATATTATTTAAATACATACCAGGGT
Above is a genomic segment from Culicoidibacter larvae containing:
- a CDS encoding PTS sugar transporter subunit IIB: MDGYQILVVCTAGISSSFLVRRMLATNKQNDCELRILSIGESELPSHWQDADIVLLGPQVRYQLEKVCSLVEYSIPVVAISMERFGMLDGEAVLKDALAAIADYHYRNSGQQ
- a CDS encoding DUF871 domain-containing protein; the protein is MSCLGISIYPEHSTPEKDKEYISLAAKYGFSRIFTCLLSVTKPAAEIKAEFKDVIEHANRLGFEVIVDVAPRVFKDLGITYDDLSFFSEIGAAGIRLDEGFNGSVEAMMTFNPAGLLIEVNASNPGMYLNNIFSYEPDKSKLIACHNFYPQKYSGLGFDLFYKCSKNLKDLGMRVAAFVSSQTEGTYGPWPVNEGLCTLEMHRELPIDAQARHLFATGVVDDVIIANAYASEEEMAALAKVQPAKLTFGIELEITDLSDVEQEILYDFNHFVRGDLSDYMARSTMPRVIYKEASIPARNTRDLHRGDIIMVNEDYGQYKGEVHIVLQDMPNDGRKNVIGHIPIYEHVLLDYVTPWKKFSFMK